One window of Thiohalobacter sp. genomic DNA carries:
- the moeA gene encoding molybdopterin molybdotransferase MoeA, whose protein sequence is MTSPSPSDPCAAPGGLLTVDEARARLLDLARPVGGVEQLAIRSALGRVLAEPVISTLDVPPYVNSAMDGYAVRGADLPVEGEVRLRLVGKAMAGAPSDRAVGEGECIRIMTGAMMPEGADTVLMQEAVKVEEETVVVGPGHQPGENVRHKGEDMAIGDCVLEPGRRLLPADIGLLASLGIPEVRVHRRLRVAFFSTGDELVPLGRPLAPGQIYDSNRYTLHAMLTRLGVVLLDMGIIPDDREAVRAAFHDAMTQADVVMTSGGVSVGEADYVKQTLDELGKVDFWRMKMKPGKPLAAGRLGDALFFGLPGNPVSVMATFYQFVQPALLRMAGALPEEPLILKVRAAERLKKSPGRLEYQRGRLRRGADGEWEVVSTGRQGSHVLTSMSRADCFIILPAESGDVAAGETVEVQPFAGLV, encoded by the coding sequence ATGACTTCACCCAGCCCCAGCGATCCCTGTGCCGCGCCCGGCGGCCTGCTCACCGTCGACGAGGCCCGGGCCCGCCTGCTCGACCTTGCCCGGCCCGTCGGCGGCGTGGAACAACTGGCCATTCGCAGCGCCCTGGGCCGGGTGCTGGCCGAGCCGGTGATCTCCACCCTGGATGTCCCGCCCTACGTCAATTCCGCCATGGACGGCTATGCGGTTCGCGGTGCCGATCTGCCGGTCGAGGGCGAGGTGCGCCTGCGCCTGGTCGGCAAGGCCATGGCCGGGGCGCCCAGCGATCGCGCCGTGGGCGAAGGCGAGTGCATCCGCATCATGACCGGCGCCATGATGCCCGAGGGGGCCGATACCGTGCTCATGCAGGAAGCGGTGAAGGTCGAGGAGGAGACGGTCGTCGTCGGTCCCGGTCACCAACCCGGCGAGAACGTGCGCCACAAGGGCGAGGACATGGCCATCGGCGATTGCGTGCTGGAACCGGGCCGCCGCCTGCTGCCGGCCGACATCGGCCTGCTGGCCTCGCTGGGCATCCCCGAGGTACGGGTCCATCGCCGCCTGCGGGTCGCCTTCTTCTCTACCGGCGACGAGCTGGTACCGCTGGGCCGCCCGCTGGCACCCGGCCAGATCTACGACAGCAACCGCTATACCCTGCACGCCATGCTCACCCGGCTGGGCGTGGTGCTGCTGGACATGGGCATCATCCCCGACGATCGAGAGGCCGTGCGTGCAGCCTTCCACGATGCCATGACCCAGGCCGACGTGGTGATGACCTCCGGCGGCGTGTCCGTGGGCGAGGCCGACTATGTCAAGCAGACGCTGGACGAGCTGGGCAAGGTGGACTTCTGGCGCATGAAGATGAAGCCCGGCAAGCCGCTCGCCGCCGGCCGCCTCGGTGATGCCCTGTTCTTCGGCCTGCCGGGCAACCCGGTCTCGGTAATGGCCACCTTTTACCAGTTCGTGCAGCCGGCGCTGCTGCGCATGGCGGGCGCGCTGCCCGAGGAACCACTGATCCTGAAGGTACGCGCCGCCGAACGCCTGAAAAAAAGCCCCGGGCGGCTGGAATACCAGCGCGGCCGCCTGCGGCGCGGCGCCGACGGCGAATGGGAAGTGGTGTCTACCGGCCGTCAGGGTTCGCACGTGCTCACCTCCATGAGCCGCGCCGACTGCTTCATCATCCTGCCCGCCGAGTCCGGCGACGTGGCCGCGGGTGAAACGGTCGAGGTCCAGCCCTTCGCAGGCCTGGTCTGA